One Gossypium hirsutum isolate 1008001.06 chromosome A11, Gossypium_hirsutum_v2.1, whole genome shotgun sequence genomic window carries:
- the LOC107887986 gene encoding gibberellin receptor GID1C has translation MAGSNEINLNECKMVVPLNTWVLISNFKLAYNLLRRPDGTFNRHLAEFLDRRVPANLNPVGGVFSFDVLIDRGTGLLSRIYRPASAEEPQPNITELEKPVTEEVVPVIIFFHGGSFAHSSANSTIYDNLCRLLVGICKAVVVSVNYRRAPENRYPCAYDDGWTALKWVNSRSWLQSRKDSKVHIYLAGDSSGGNIAHHVAVQAVESGIDVLGNILLNPMFGGQERTESEKRLDGKYFVTLRDRDWYWRAFLPEGEDRDHPACNPFGPNGRSLEGIKFPKSLVVVAGFDLIQDWQLAYVEGLKKAGQEVKLLYMEQATIGFYLLPNNNHFHIVMDEISKFVSSDC, from the exons ATGGCTGGAAGTAATGAAATCAACCTCAACGAGTGCAAG ATGGTGGTTCCGCTAAATACATGGGTCCTTATCTCCAACTTTAAGTTGGCCTACAATCTTCTTCGTCGACCGGATGGCACATTCAATCGTCACTTGGCAGAGTTTCTTGACCGCAGAGTCCCTGCTAATTTGAATCCAGTTGGTGGGGTTTTCTCATTTGATGTGCTCATTGATCGTGGTACGGGTCTCTTGAGTCGGATTTATAGACCCGCAAGTGCTGAAGAGCCTCAGCCTAATATTACTGAACTCGAGAAGCCTGTTACAGAGGAGGTTGTCCCTGTTATAATTTTCTTTCATGGTGGAAGCTTTGCACATTCTTCGGCAAATAGCACGATATATGACAATCTATGCCGGCTATTGGTAGGTATTTGCAAGGCTGTTGTGGTCTCTGTGAATTATCGACGTGCTCCTGAAAATAGATATCCCTGTGCTTATGATGATGGGTGGACTGCTCTTAAATGGGTTAACTCTAGATCATGGCTTCAAAGTCGGAAAGATTCAAAGGTTCATATATATTTGGCTGGGGATAGTTCTGGTGGTAACATTGCACACCATGTTGCTGTTCAAGCCGTTGAATCAGGAATCGATGTATTGGGAAATATATTGCTCAATCCAATGTTTGGTGGACAAGAAAGAACTGAATCTGAAAAGCGTTTAGATGGGAAGTACTTTGTCACTCTACGAGACAGGGATTGGTATTGGAGAGCTTTTCTTCCTGAAGGTGAAGACAGAGACCATCCTGCATGTAATCCATTTGGTCCCAACGGTAGAAGTCTTGAAGGAATCAAATTTCCAAAGAGTCTTGTTGTGGTTGCAGGCTTTGATCTTATTCAAGATTGGCAATTGGCTTACGTCGAAGGACTCAAAAAGGCTGGCCAGGAGGTTAAACTCTTATACATGGAACAGGCGACGATCGGTTTCTACTTGTTGCCAAATAACAATCACTTCCACATCGTTATGGATGAGATAAGTAAATTTGTGAGTTCTGACTGTTAA